In a genomic window of Helianthus annuus cultivar XRQ/B chromosome 10, HanXRQr2.0-SUNRISE, whole genome shotgun sequence:
- the LOC110885489 gene encoding MADS-box transcription factor 23, which translates to MPTKVSIMCGSSSSSSSSGCGGQAGGGSGGGGGGGGGEERRRKTMGRGRIEIKKIENVSSRQVTFSKRRAGLMKKAKELAILCDAEVGVIIFSSTGKLYDFASSQLQNIISRYERTSNGWNDPISGPQQEVYNEVEALKSEIMKLRKGQRLMMGKELEGLNYKELENLERQLHDGMLAVKNRKDMALLEEIEQIKLREQRTMKENEALKKEITKHLYKSTSGHEICLVGRKSPFIKPSTLAYLSPDNGDVGISLHLGLSQRDDHQKRKIPKVEYDP; encoded by the exons ATGCCCACTAAGGTTTCCATCATGTGCGGTTCTTCTTCGTCGTCATCATCCTCTGGTTGTGGTGGTCAGGCGGGTGGTGgcagcggtggtggtggtggtggtggaggaggagaAGAGAGGAGGAGGAAGACGATGGGTCGGGGGCGGATTGAGATAAAGAAGATTGAGAATGTAAGTAGCCGACAAGTGACATTTTCAAAGCGCCGGGCTGGCCTTATGAAGAAGGCTAAAGAGTTGGCGATTTTGTGTGATGCCGAAGTGGGCGTTATTATTTTCTCGAGCACCGGAAAACTCTATGATTTTGCTAGTTCTCA GTTGCAAAACATTATCTCAAGATACGAAAGGACTTCAAATGGTTGGAATGACCCAATCTCTGGACCACAG caAGAAGTGTACAACGAGGTAGAAGCTCTGAAGTCTGAAATCATGAAGCTACGGAAGGGACAGAg GTTGATGATGGGAAAAGAACTGGAAGGATTAAACTACAAGGAGCTTGAAAACTTGGAACGCCAACTCCATGATGGCATGTTAGCAGTAAAGAATCGGAAG GATATGGCACTATTGGAAGAAATCGAACAAATAAAACTGAGG GAGCAGAGGACCATGAAAGAAAATGAAGCTTTGAAGAAAGAG ATCACCAAGCATCTATATAAATCAACAAGCGGTCATGAAATATGTCTAGTAGGGCGAAAGAGTCCCTTCATAAAGCCGAGCACACTTGCCTATCTTAGTCCGGATAATGGAGATGTCGGTATTTCTTTGCACTTAGG GTTATCACAACGTGATGATCATCAGAAGAGAAAAATTCCAAAAGTAGAGTATGATCCATAA